A genomic segment from Chitinophagaceae bacterium encodes:
- the bshB1 gene encoding bacillithiol biosynthesis deacetylase BshB1, protein MKLDLLAIGAHPDDVELGCAGLLLAEKSTGKKTGIIDLTRGELGTRGTKESRSQEAGEASKILQLDARENLEMADGFFQNDEKHQRKLIAAIRKYRPEIIIATAPEDRHPDHGRSAQLIKDAAFLSGLKKIETTENGKEQEAWRPKYVFHFIQDRYLQPNFVYDITPYFLKKIEAIRAFKTQFFDEGSHEPETYISKPGFLESIEHRARIFGKMIGVEYAEGFISEKTIGISSLNVLTQKTT, encoded by the coding sequence ATGAAATTAGACTTATTGGCAATAGGCGCCCACCCCGATGATGTTGAACTTGGATGTGCAGGTTTATTGCTTGCCGAAAAATCAACAGGCAAAAAAACGGGTATTATAGATCTCACCCGTGGGGAGCTTGGCACAAGAGGAACTAAAGAATCCAGGTCACAGGAAGCAGGGGAAGCATCAAAAATTTTACAATTAGATGCAAGGGAAAACCTGGAAATGGCAGATGGCTTTTTTCAAAATGATGAAAAACACCAGCGGAAATTAATTGCTGCCATAAGAAAATACAGGCCCGAAATAATTATAGCTACGGCACCCGAAGACCGCCACCCCGACCATGGGCGCAGTGCACAGTTAATTAAAGATGCGGCATTTCTTTCGGGACTTAAAAAAATTGAAACAACAGAAAACGGAAAAGAGCAGGAAGCCTGGAGACCAAAATATGTTTTTCATTTTATACAGGACAGGTATCTGCAACCAAATTTTGTTTACGACATAACGCCCTATTTTTTAAAAAAAATTGAAGCCATAAGGGCTTTTAAAACCCAGTTTTTTGATGAGGGTTCCCATGAGCCTGAAACCTATATTTCCAAACCCGGTTTTTTAGAAAGTATTGAACACCGGGCAAGGATCTTTGGCAAAATGATTGGCGTGGAATATGCGGAAGGATTTATAAGCGAAAAAACAATTGGTATTTCATCTTTAAATGTATTAACCCAAAAAACAACTTAG
- a CDS encoding rhomboid family intramembrane serine protease, producing MIPIGDDNSANTIRPYVNYILIAANILVFILFQSMGSNQAFVMSFSTVPQEIITGSDIVGGPAGLLPTPIPVLGTIFTAMFMHGSIAHIAGNMLYLWIFGDNLENRMGHAKYLAFYLICGILATLAHVYASQALGRDMLIPSLGASGAISGVLGGYLILFPRNKVRVIALNIIINVPAIVSLGIWIVMQLVSSMSMFGGEGSQGGVAYAAHIGGFIAGMILVKFFTTAAALETR from the coding sequence ATGATTCCAATAGGCGACGATAACAGTGCAAATACTATAAGGCCCTATGTAAACTACATTTTAATAGCAGCTAATATCCTGGTATTTATTCTTTTTCAGAGTATGGGAAGCAACCAGGCTTTTGTTATGAGCTTTTCTACGGTTCCTCAGGAAATTATTACGGGCAGCGATATAGTTGGCGGGCCAGCAGGATTGTTACCCACACCAATACCTGTATTGGGTACAATATTTACAGCTATGTTTATGCACGGCAGTATTGCGCATATTGCAGGTAATATGCTCTACTTATGGATTTTTGGCGATAACCTCGAAAACCGAATGGGACATGCAAAATATCTGGCTTTTTACTTGATTTGCGGAATTTTGGCAACCCTTGCTCATGTATATGCTTCGCAAGCTTTGGGCAGGGATATGTTGATACCAAGCCTTGGCGCTTCTGGTGCAATTTCAGGCGTACTGGGAGGTTACCTTATACTTTTTCCCCGAAACAAGGTAAGAGTAATTGCATTAAATATTATTATTAACGTACCGGCTATTGTAAGCCTGGGTATTTGGATAGTAATGCAACTCGTTAGCAGTATGAGTATGTTTGGCGGAGAAGGGAGCCAGGGTGGTGTAGCTTATGCTGCGCACATCGGGGGTTTTATTGCAGGTATGATACTGGTGAAATTTTTTACAACAGCTGCTGCTTTGGAAACACGGTAA
- the xerD gene encoding site-specific tyrosine recombinase XerD, with protein MWEPYIKGYIAWLQLEKSLSENSVAAYIQDLEKLIAYLQLQQGSPGPAAIELWHLEQFLKWINDLGIAASSQARVISGLRSFFKYCVMEQICSQDPTQLLEAPKLKRHLPDTLSFEEIELLIAAIDLSRPEGQRNKAILETMYSCGLRVSELVNLKISNLFLDVGFIKVTGKGNKERLVPIGSDAINFINIFRDTIRHKIAIKPAEEDFLFLNRRGSRLSRVMIFLIIKELAKNSGIKKNISPHTFRHSFATHLVEGGADLRAVQEMLGHESITTTEIYTHLNREFLRATLEQFHPAFHPK; from the coding sequence ATGTGGGAGCCTTATATAAAAGGGTACATAGCCTGGCTGCAATTGGAAAAATCGCTTTCAGAAAATTCCGTTGCGGCTTATATACAGGATCTGGAAAAACTTATAGCATACCTGCAGCTACAACAAGGTTCACCAGGCCCTGCAGCTATTGAGTTATGGCACCTGGAGCAATTCCTAAAATGGATTAACGACCTGGGAATTGCGGCTTCTTCACAAGCTAGGGTAATATCCGGCTTAAGGAGTTTTTTTAAATATTGTGTAATGGAGCAAATCTGTTCCCAAGACCCTACACAACTGCTGGAAGCCCCGAAGCTAAAGCGGCATTTACCCGATACGCTTTCCTTTGAAGAGATTGAATTGTTGATAGCTGCCATTGACCTCAGCAGGCCCGAAGGCCAGCGAAATAAAGCCATTTTAGAAACCATGTATAGCTGTGGCTTAAGGGTAAGCGAACTCGTAAACTTAAAAATCAGCAACCTTTTTTTAGATGTAGGTTTTATTAAAGTTACCGGCAAGGGCAATAAAGAAAGACTGGTACCTATTGGCAGCGATGCAATAAATTTTATCAACATTTTTAGGGATACCATTCGCCATAAAATTGCCATTAAGCCAGCAGAAGAAGATTTCCTTTTCTTAAACCGGCGGGGCAGCAGGCTTAGCCGGGTTATGATTTTTCTCATTATCAAAGAATTGGCCAAAAATTCCGGCATCAAAAAAAATATTTCCCCACATACTTTTCGCCATTCATTTGCCACTCATTTGGTAGAAGGCGGCGCCGATTTGAGGGCGGTACAGGAAATGCTGGGCCACGAAAGCATAACCACCACCGAAATTTATACACATTTAAACAGGGAATTCCTTCGGGCCACGTTAGAGCAGTTTCATCCGGCCTTTCACCCAAAATAA
- a CDS encoding DUF4230 domain-containing protein gives MFPFKHWKTILWVLAALLALYIIGNFYALFFRPATIQGNNSIVPILITGLLLGGTLMYILLRMNARGKKQIIESSHTVVESVRKVFKIVCAEGQFNELYNYEETKKLLGILPSTKKALVIIKAKVLVGFNFEKMKWEVDEINKKIKLIEFPEAEILSIETDYKYYNMEENIFDMFSRDDLSKIQQNGKKQVEIAALNSDLSKMAAEQMRTLLPEILQSNKWTLEDSYKITTLKKESA, from the coding sequence ATGTTTCCTTTTAAACACTGGAAAACAATTTTATGGGTATTGGCGGCGCTGCTTGCCTTGTACATTATTGGTAATTTTTATGCTTTGTTTTTCCGCCCTGCAACAATACAGGGCAATAATAGTATAGTGCCTATATTAATTACAGGCCTGCTTCTTGGCGGCACCTTAATGTACATTTTATTGCGGATGAATGCCCGTGGCAAAAAACAAATAATTGAAAGTAGCCATACTGTAGTGGAAAGCGTAAGAAAGGTTTTTAAAATTGTATGTGCCGAAGGACAATTTAATGAGCTGTATAATTATGAAGAAACCAAAAAATTGCTGGGCATCCTGCCCTCTACCAAAAAAGCCCTGGTTATTATTAAAGCCAAAGTGTTGGTAGGTTTTAATTTTGAAAAAATGAAATGGGAAGTTGACGAAATTAATAAAAAAATAAAGCTGATTGAATTTCCCGAAGCAGAAATACTCTCTATTGAAACCGATTATAAATATTACAACATGGAAGAAAATATTTTTGACATGTTTAGCCGTGATGATTTATCAAAAATCCAGCAAAATGGTAAAAAGCAAGTGGAAATTGCAGCGCTCAATAGTGATTTATCTAAAATGGCGGCAGAACAAATGCGTACTTTGCTCCCCGAAATACTACAATCCAATAAATGGACGCTTGAAGACAGTTATAAAATCACTACTTTAAAAAAAGAAAGCGCATAA
- a CDS encoding YkgJ family cysteine cluster protein, producing the protein MQAPIVRSLKRKLVYHRKTFRSFINKSEKKPPRGIDKLTPVIEKEVWQDIDCLTCANCCKTMTPTFTKQDIKRIAAHFKETPEAFRKKWLEKDRNKDLVNKNQPCQFLDLKTNMCSIYEIRPVDCSGFPHLSKKRWVDYAHVHKQNIDYCPATYKLVEKIMERVGPIK; encoded by the coding sequence ATGCAGGCACCTATTGTACGATCGCTCAAACGAAAATTAGTTTACCACCGCAAAACCTTCAGGAGTTTCATTAATAAATCCGAAAAGAAACCACCCCGTGGTATTGATAAATTAACCCCAGTAATTGAAAAGGAAGTTTGGCAAGATATTGACTGCCTTACCTGCGCCAACTGTTGCAAAACCATGACGCCCACTTTTACCAAACAGGATATAAAACGTATTGCAGCACATTTTAAAGAAACACCCGAAGCATTTAGGAAAAAATGGCTGGAGAAAGACCGTAATAAAGATTTGGTTAATAAAAATCAGCCCTGCCAGTTTTTAGACCTTAAAACCAATATGTGCAGCATTTACGAAATTCGCCCCGTGGATTGTTCGGGTTTTCCGCATTTGTCCAAAAAAAGATGGGTAGATTATGCCCACGTTCACAAGCAAAATATTGACTATTGCCCCGCTACTTATAAATTGGTGGAGAAAATTATGGAAAGGGTAGGGCCGATAAAATAA
- a CDS encoding acyl-CoA desaturase — protein sequence MKTSPTPKFRNKKNSNFHQELKKRVQEYFDTNNKKPTGNYSLYFKAGLFWVIYIALYVHVVFYTPAAWIAILECLVMGCATAAIGFNVMHDGSHGSFSSSKILNKIAASSVNALGASVIMWNNKHNIIHHTYTNIGGVDDDIEIQPLIRLCPSQKRYFFHRYQHIYVWLLYTQLYIVWVFATDFVKYFRKKVGPVAIKKMSTWEHISFWVAKLFFYFTMIALPIYMVGFLSWLIGFLILAMSAGFILSTVFQLAHTVEHTSFPEPIMPENDIENEWAMHQIATTANFATKNKLISWLVGGLNFQVEHHLFPKISHVHYPAISKIVKKTCDDFNVKYIEFKHMRDAIISHTLHLKKLGTV from the coding sequence ATGAAAACATCGCCAACCCCAAAGTTCAGGAATAAAAAAAATTCCAACTTTCACCAGGAACTTAAAAAAAGGGTGCAGGAATATTTTGACACGAATAATAAAAAGCCAACAGGCAATTATTCGCTTTATTTTAAAGCTGGGTTATTTTGGGTTATTTACATTGCCCTTTACGTTCATGTGGTATTTTATACACCTGCCGCATGGATAGCCATTTTGGAATGCCTGGTAATGGGCTGCGCTACAGCAGCTATTGGCTTTAATGTAATGCATGATGGCAGCCACGGCAGTTTCAGCAGCAGTAAAATTTTAAATAAAATTGCGGCATCTTCTGTAAATGCATTGGGCGCAAGTGTAATAATGTGGAACAATAAACACAACATAATTCACCACACTTACACCAATATTGGCGGCGTAGATGATGATATAGAAATTCAACCGCTGATAAGGCTTTGCCCTTCTCAAAAAAGGTATTTCTTTCACCGCTACCAGCATATTTATGTATGGCTGCTCTATACGCAATTGTATATTGTTTGGGTATTTGCTACCGATTTTGTAAAATATTTTCGCAAAAAAGTGGGCCCAGTTGCCATTAAAAAAATGAGTACCTGGGAACATATTTCTTTTTGGGTAGCTAAACTATTTTTTTATTTTACTATGATTGCACTGCCTATTTATATGGTTGGCTTTTTAAGCTGGCTGATTGGCTTTTTAATTTTGGCCATGTCTGCCGGGTTTATTTTAAGTACAGTATTTCAACTGGCGCATACTGTAGAACACACCAGTTTTCCCGAACCCATAATGCCCGAAAATGACATTGAAAACGAATGGGCCATGCATCAAATAGCCACTACGGCAAATTTTGCTACAAAAAACAAATTGATTAGCTGGCTCGTTGGCGGCCTCAATTTTCAGGTAGAGCACCATTTATTCCCTAAAATTTCGCATGTTCATTACCCAGCTATCAGCAAGATTGTAAAGAAAACCTGCGATGATTTTAATGTGAAGTACATTGAGTTTAAACACATGAGAGATGCCATTATTTCGCATACTTTGCATTTGAAAAAATTAGGCACAGTATAG
- a CDS encoding UbiD family decarboxylase — protein sequence MAYRSLQQCLTDLEKQKMLIRVKEEVDPHLQMAAIHLRVHEAGGPALLFEKVKGTKFTAASNIFGTMERSRYIFRDTLHTVQQLIELKNNPIKALKSPIKNFTAGLTSVYALPLKNPFCKPVFYQEISIADLPLIKHWPMDGGAFVTLPQVYTEDADQPGIAHSNLGMYRIQLNGNEYVLNEEVGLHYQIHRGIGVHQSKANNKGIPLKVSVFIGGPPAHSVAAVMPLPEGMSELMFAGVLGGRRFRYCYKNGYCISTDADFVITGEVLPGDNKPEGPFGDHLGYYSLKHPFPVMKVKKVYAKKNAIWPFTVVGRPPQEDTSFGSLIHHISNTELQKIIPGLKEINAVDAAGVHPLLLAIGSERYTPFMPVKCPAELLTIANRIIGTGQLSLAKFLWITADDSNKLSIKDIAMFFQYMLERIDFCRDVHFYSNTSIDTLDYSGSGLNSGSKVVFAAYGDKKRELAGILPGDFKNISFLQNVLMIMPGIAVLQINPFSTYEKVNTEMQELENQLAIQKEGLVNLPLIIVADDASFTAQTLNNFLWVTFTRCNPSHDIYGVDNFTINKHWGCNGPLIIDARIKPHHAPALIKDEATERSINPIFEKGGSLYGVI from the coding sequence ATGGCATACCGTTCATTGCAGCAATGTTTAACCGACCTGGAAAAACAAAAAATGCTCATTAGGGTTAAGGAAGAAGTGGATCCGCATTTGCAAATGGCGGCCATTCATTTAAGGGTGCATGAAGCAGGCGGGCCAGCGCTGCTTTTTGAAAAAGTAAAAGGCACAAAGTTTACGGCGGCTTCAAATATTTTCGGCACCATGGAGAGGAGCCGTTATATTTTTCGGGATACTTTGCATACCGTTCAGCAACTAATTGAATTAAAGAATAACCCTATAAAAGCATTAAAGAGCCCTATTAAAAATTTTACCGCCGGTCTTACTTCAGTTTATGCGTTGCCTTTAAAAAACCCATTTTGTAAACCTGTTTTCTACCAGGAAATAAGCATAGCTGATTTGCCTTTGATAAAACATTGGCCAATGGATGGAGGTGCGTTTGTAACTCTTCCGCAGGTTTATACCGAAGATGCGGATCAGCCAGGAATCGCTCATTCCAATTTGGGCATGTACCGTATCCAGTTAAACGGAAATGAATATGTGCTAAATGAAGAAGTAGGATTACATTATCAAATACACCGGGGAATTGGCGTTCACCAGTCAAAGGCAAATAATAAAGGCATTCCCTTAAAAGTAAGTGTATTTATAGGTGGGCCACCTGCACATTCTGTTGCGGCGGTAATGCCATTACCGGAAGGTATGAGCGAATTGATGTTTGCAGGTGTGTTGGGCGGCAGAAGGTTTAGGTATTGTTATAAAAACGGATATTGTATAAGCACAGATGCCGACTTTGTAATAACCGGTGAAGTGTTGCCCGGAGATAATAAACCCGAAGGCCCATTTGGCGATCACCTGGGTTATTACAGTTTAAAGCATCCATTCCCGGTAATGAAAGTAAAAAAAGTGTATGCTAAAAAAAATGCCATTTGGCCTTTTACCGTTGTAGGAAGGCCGCCACAGGAAGATACCAGTTTTGGAAGTTTAATTCATCATATAAGTAATACCGAGTTACAAAAAATAATTCCGGGTTTAAAAGAAATTAATGCCGTAGATGCCGCCGGTGTTCATCCTTTGTTACTGGCTATTGGCAGCGAAAGGTACACGCCCTTTATGCCAGTAAAGTGCCCGGCAGAATTACTTACAATTGCCAACCGTATTATAGGAACGGGGCAACTGAGCCTTGCAAAATTTTTATGGATAACCGCTGATGATTCAAATAAATTAAGCATTAAAGATATTGCCATGTTTTTTCAATATATGCTGGAGCGAATTGATTTTTGCAGGGATGTTCATTTTTACAGTAATACCAGTATTGATACTTTGGATTATTCCGGCAGCGGCTTAAACAGCGGGAGCAAAGTGGTATTTGCTGCCTATGGCGATAAAAAAAGGGAGTTGGCAGGCATTTTGCCAGGAGATTTTAAAAATATAAGCTTTTTGCAAAATGTACTTATGATAATGCCGGGAATTGCCGTTCTGCAAATAAACCCTTTTTCTACTTACGAAAAAGTAAATACAGAAATGCAGGAACTGGAAAACCAGTTGGCAATACAAAAGGAAGGGTTAGTAAACCTGCCACTCATTATTGTAGCAGATGATGCTTCATTTACTGCCCAAACTTTAAATAATTTTTTATGGGTAACCTTTACCCGTTGCAACCCATCGCATGATATTTATGGCGTAGATAATTTTACCATCAATAAGCATTGGGGTTGCAATGGCCCGTTAATTATTGATGCAAGGATAAAACCCCATCATGCACCAGCATTAATAAAAGATGAAGCTACAGAGCGTAGTATTAACCCAATATTTGAAAAGGGCGGGAGTTTATACGGAGTTATTTAA
- a CDS encoding MBL fold metallo-hydrolase gives MALYFASLNSGSNGNCYYVGNDMDAVLVDVGISCRETEKRLKQLQLDVKKIKAVFVSHEHTDHIKGVSVFSNKYNLPVFITHKTAKKGPFLIGHLAKNFKADTPVQIGSISITAFAKQHDADDPHSFVVSSKNVHVGVFTDIGKVCDKVSYYFKQCHAVFLESNYDDAMLENGTYPLHLKNRIRGGQGHLSNSQSLELFLNCRPAFMTHLLLSHLSKENNHPDLALSVFKPHAGNVNIAVAPRHDVSELYCIAHAEEKKMHYRAKPVQMGLFPG, from the coding sequence ATGGCTTTGTATTTTGCATCTCTCAACTCTGGCAGCAACGGAAATTGTTATTATGTAGGTAACGATATGGATGCGGTTTTGGTAGATGTAGGCATTTCTTGCCGTGAAACCGAGAAACGGTTGAAACAACTTCAACTGGACGTTAAAAAAATTAAGGCGGTTTTTGTTTCCCACGAACATACCGATCACATTAAAGGGGTTTCGGTTTTTTCCAATAAATACAACTTGCCCGTTTTTATAACCCATAAAACAGCTAAGAAGGGACCTTTTTTAATTGGACATTTAGCTAAAAATTTTAAGGCCGATACACCGGTACAAATAGGCAGCATAAGCATTACTGCTTTTGCCAAACAGCATGATGCCGATGATCCGCATAGTTTTGTAGTAAGCAGTAAAAATGTACATGTGGGCGTGTTTACCGATATTGGAAAAGTATGTGATAAGGTGAGTTATTATTTTAAGCAATGCCATGCGGTATTTTTAGAATCTAATTACGATGATGCTATGTTGGAAAATGGTACTTACCCGCTGCATTTAAAAAACCGGATACGGGGAGGGCAGGGCCATTTAAGCAACAGCCAGTCGCTTGAATTATTTTTGAATTGCAGACCGGCATTTATGACCCATTTATTGCTTTCGCATTTATCAAAAGAAAATAACCATCCCGATTTGGCGCTGTCTGTATTTAAACCCCACGCAGGTAATGTAAATATTGCAGTAGCTCCAAGGCATGATGTTTCTGAATTATATTGTATTGCACATGCAGAAGAAAAAAAAATGCATTACCGTGCAAAGCCTGTGCAAATGGGTTTATTTCCCGGATAG